Proteins from a genomic interval of Zingiber officinale cultivar Zhangliang chromosome 1B, Zo_v1.1, whole genome shotgun sequence:
- the LOC122054329 gene encoding calreticulin-like: MAIWRSRPLVAALATLIAAASIVSADVYFEERFDDGWENRWIKSDWKKDENMAGEWNYTSGKWTGDAEDKGIQTSEDYRFYAISAEFPEFSNKDKTLVFQFSVKHEQKLDCGGGYIKLLSGEIDQKKFGGDTPYSIMFGPDICGYSTKKVHAIFTRDGKNHLIKKEVACETDQLTHVYTFIVRPDATYSILIDNNEKQTGSLYSDWDILPPKQIKDPDAKKPEDWDDKEYIPDPEDKKPEGYDDIPKEIPDTDAKKPEDWDDEEDGEWTAPTIPNPEYKGPWKQKKIKNPNYKGKWKAPLIDNPDFKDDPYIYAYPNLRYVGIELWQVKSGTLFDNILVSDDPEYAKKLVVETWGKNKDAEKAAFDEAEKKKEEEESKADESDVDAEDEDEAEDDAKSDSDAEDEKQTHDEL, from the exons ATGGCGATCTGGAGAAGTCGTCCTCTCGTTGCTGCCCTAGCGACACTGATCGCCGCCGCTTCCATCGTCTCCGCCGACGTCTACTTCGAGGAACGATTTGACG ATGGATGGGAGAATCGGTGGATCAAATCCGACTGGAAGAAGGATGAGAACATGGCAGGAGAATGGAACTACACTTCTGGAAAATGGACAGGCGATGCTGAAGACAAAG GAATCCAAACCTCTGAAGACTACAGATTCTATGCTATTTCAGCAGAGTTCCCTGAGTTCAGCAACAAAGACAAGACATTAGTGTTCCAATTCTCAGTAAAACATGAACAAAAACTTGACTGTGGCGGCGGTTACATTAAATTGCTTAGTGGTGAAATTGATCAGAAGAAATTTGGTGGAGATACACCTTACAG TATTATGTTTGGACCTGATATCTGTGGATACAGCACTAAAAAGGTTCATGCCATCTTCACACGTGATGGAAAGAACCACTTGATTAAGAAAGAAGTTGCATGCGAGACTGATCAGTTAACCCATGTGTATACTTTCATTGTCCGTCCAGATGCTACATATAGCATTCTTATTGATAACAATGAGAAGCAAACAGGTAGTTTGTACAGCGATTGGGATATTCTTCCTCCAAAGCAAATCAAAGACCCTGATGCCAAGAAA CCTGAAGATTGGGATGACAAGGAGTACATCCCTGATCCAGAGGACAAGAAACCTGAG GGGTATGATGATATCCCCAAGGAGATTCCTGATACTGATGCTAAAAag CCTGAAGATTGGGATGATGAAGAAGATGGTGAATGGACAGCACCGACCATTCCCAACCCTGAATACAAGGGTCCCTGGAAGCAAAAG aaaattaAGAATCCCAATTACAAGGGAAAATGGAAGGCACCGTTGATTGATAACCcag attTCAAGGATGATCCCTACATCTATGCTTACCCCAATTTGAGATATGTAGGCATTGAATTATGGCAG GTGAAATCTGGAACTCTGTTTGATAACATTTTGGTCTCTGATGATCCTGAATATGCCAAAAAGCTTGTTGTAGAAACTTGGGGCAAAAATAAAGAT GCTGAGAAGGCAGCATTTGATGAGGctgagaaaaagaaggaagaggag GAATCAAAAGCTGATGAGTCAGATGTAGAT GCTGAAGACGAGGATGAGGCAGAAGATGATGCAAAGTCTGATTCAGATGCCGAGGATGAAAAGCAGACTCAT GATGAGCTCTAG